CCCGGGTCACTACGTGGTTGCTTTGCAACCGCCGATCCGATGAACGTGGCTACTGTGCCAGCTGGTGGATCGCTCGGCTTGAGAGCTGATGAAGGACGTGCCAAGCTGCGATAAGCCTGAGGGAGCCGCACGGAGGCGAAGAACTCAGGATTTCCGAATGGGAATCCCCACCGCAATTGCTTCGCGCAATGGGGAACGTCGAGAATTGAAACATCTTAGTATCGACAGGAAAAGAAAGCAAACGCGATGTCGTTAGTAATGGCGAATAAACGCGACACAGTCCAAACCGAAGCCTTCACGGGCAATGTGGTGTTCGGGCTGACTCTCAGCAGCAGAAATTCGACGCGAAGTCTCTTGGAATAGAGCACGAAACAGGGTGACAGTCCCGTACCGTCGACGAGTACGCTGTGCGTCAGTCCCAGAGTATCGGGGGTTGGATATCCCTCGTGAATATCGCGGGCATCGACCGCGAAGACTAAACACTCCTCAAGACCGATAGCGAACAAGTAGCGTGAGCGAACGCTGAAAAGCACCCCACGAAGGGAGGTGCAATAGGGCGTGAAATCAGTTGGCGATGGAGCGACAGGGCATACAAGGTCCCGGACAAAACGATCGCAGTGCGAACTGCTAGTAGGAAGTTTGGGAAGCCGGTGTTCTGTCGTACGTTTTGAAAAACGAACCAGGGAGTGTGCCTGTTTGACGAGTCTAACTCGCTTATCGAGGAAGGCGTAGGGAAACCGATATGGCCGCAGTGCTTTGCACCAGGGCCACCGTGTTCAAGCGCGGGGAGTCAAACGGGCACGACCCGAAACCGGACGATCTAGGCGTGAGCAAGATGAAGCGTGCCGAAAGGCACGTGGAAGTCTGTTAGAGTTGGTGTCCTACAATACCCTCTCGTGACTTACGTCTAGGGGTGAAAGGCCCATCGAGTCCGGAAACAGCTGGTTCCAACCGAAACATGTCGAAGCATGACCTCTGCCGAGGTAGTTTGTGGGGTAGAGCGACGGATTGGGGGACCGCACTCCGAGAGGAGTGCGCCCCCCTGTCCAACTCCGAACCTACAAACGCCGTTTGACGCAGGGAGTCCGGTGCACGGGGTAAGCCTGTGTACCGTGAGGGAGACAACCCAGAGCTGGGTTAAGGTCCCCAAGTGTAGACTAAGTGCGATCGAAGGTGGTCTCAAGCCCTAGACAGCCGGGAGGTGAGCTTAGAAGCAGCTACCCTCCAAGAAAAGCGTAACAGCTTACCGGCCGAGGTTTGAGGCGCCCAAAATGATCGGGGCTCAAGTCTACCACCGAGACCTAGCAGTGCGGATCAAACCGCAATCTTGTAGGTTGGCGTTCTGTTCGGGTGGAAGCACGGGTGAGAACTCGTGTGGACCGTTCAGTAACGAAAATCCTGGTCATAGTAGCAGCGTTAGTCGGGTTAGAACCCCGACGGCCGAACGAGTAAGGGTTCCTCAGCAATGCTTATCAGCTGAGGGTTAGCCGGTCCTAAGTCAGCCCGTAAGTCGAAGCTGACAACAGGGAAATAGGTTAATATTCCTATGCCAGTGTGCACTCAAAGCCGACGCTTTGGGGCCGCCTGAGCTGGGCCTTCGCCCAGTCTAATTGTCGAAATTCGTGGAAGCCGTAATGGCACGAAGCGAACGAATGGCAAGATAGCGCAAGTCAGGCCAACCTAGAGCCCGTGAAAAGGCGAGCACACTGTTCGTACCGAGATCCGACACAGGTACTCATGGCAGCGAAAGCCAAGGTCTGTCGGGATCAACCGACGTTAGGGAATTCGGCAAGTTAGTCCCGTACGTTCGCAATAAGGGATGCCTGCCTCGCGAAGAGGCAGGTCGCAGTGACTCGGGCGCTCCGACTGTCTAGTAACAACATAGGTGACCGCAAATCCGCAAGGACTCGTACGGTCACTGAATCCTGCCCAGTGCAGGTATCTGAACACCCCGTACAAGGGGACGAAGGACCTGTTAACGGCGGGGGTAACTATGACCCTCTTAAGGTAGCGTAGTACCTTGCCGCTTCAGTAGCGGCTTGCATGAATGGATCAACGAGAGCGCCACTGTCCCAACGTTGGGCCCGGTGAACTGTACGTTCCAGTGCGGAGTCTGGAGACCCCCAAGGGGAAGCGAAGACCCTATAGAGCTTTACTGCAGGCTGTCACTGAGACGTGGTCGCCATTGTGCAGCATAGGTAGGAGGCATTACACAGGTAGCCGCGCTAGCGGCTCACCGAGCCAGCATTGAAATACTACCCGATGGTGACTGCGACTCTCACTCCTGGCGGAGGACACTGGTAGCCGGGCAGTTTGACTGGGGCGGTACGCGCTTGAAAAGATATCGAGCGCGCCCCAAGATTTCCTCACCCGAGTCGGAGACTCGGGGAAGAGCGCAAGAGCAAAAGGAAGTCTGACAGTGTCGAACACAACGATCGACGCTGACGCGAAAGCGTGGTCTAGCGAACCAATTAGGCTGCTTGATGCGGCCAATTGCTGACAGAAAAGCTACCTTAGGGATAACAGAGTCGTCACCCGCAAGAGCACATATCGACCGGGTGGCTTGCTACCTCGATGTCGGTTCCCTCCATCCTGCCCGTGCAGAAGCGGGCAAGGGTGAGGTTGTTCGCCTATTAAAGGAGGTCGTGAGCTGGGTTTAGACCGTCGTGAGACAGGTCGGCTGCTATCTATTGGGGGTGTTACGGTATCTGACGGGAACGTTCGTATAGTACGAGAGGAACTACGAATGGGTGCCACTCGTGTACCAGCTGTCCGGAAGGGCACGTGCTGGGCAGCGACGCACCACGGGGTAAGAGCTGAACGCATCTAAGCTCGAAACCCACCTGGAAAAGAGATACCATTGAGATCACTCGTAGAAGACGAGTTCGATAGACTCGGGGTGTACGCACCAAGGCAACGAGGTGTTGAGCCCGCGAGCACTAATCGATCAAGCCACACATTCATACATTACATCGCATTGGATCCGTGACGCGAGAACGGGTCCGGACGTAAACTGGACTACACGTACACACGGTTAGACACACCACCGATATTGGCATGACAACGGTTCGATCCCGTTGATCGGCATTAGGGCGGCCACAGCGGCGAGGTACCTCCCGTACCCATCCCGAACACGGAAGATAAGCTCGCCAGCGTTACGGTGAGTACTGGAGTGCGCGAGCCTCTGGGAAATTCGTTTCGCCGCCTCCACTCATATCGACCAATACGGTCGAACTTCACCGATCGTGGTCTGACGGCGGTTCGATTCCGCCGATCGGCATTACAGCGGCCACAGTGGCGAGGTACCTCCCGTACCCATCCCGAACACGGAAGATAAGCTCGCCTACGTTTCGGTGAGTACTGGAGTGGGCGACCCTCTGGGAAATTCGATTCGCCGCTCCCATTCATATCAACACCCACACAGCAACTGCTGTGTGGGTTTTTTGCTTTATGTAAACACGACGACGCCGTTACTCGCTATTCGAAATCTGCAAAGAAAGAAAATAGCCGCAGAAGCGGTCGCTTAGACCAGTTGGACGACGTTCCCGTTCGAGGTAACGTGGAGATCGCGTCCGAGCTTGTATCCGCGATTGGAGGCGAGGTCAACGTATCCCGAGAAGCCGCTCATGTCCTGATGGGCGGGAATGATGTTTTCGGGTTGCAGCGCATCGAGCATCTCGTAGTGGCCCTCTTGACAGAGGTGGCCGGACACGTGAATGTCGTCGTAGATGCGTGCACCCTGCATGCGGAGTAGCTTTTCAGCCTGATAGCGCTGGCCTTCGTTCGTCGGCTCTGGAATCACTCGAGCGGAGAAGACGACTTTGTCACCGTCCTCCAGTTCATACGGCGTTTCGCCGCGCCCCATTCGTGTGAGCGTTGCGCGAGGCTCGCCTTGATGGCCGGTGACGACGGGCAGGAAGTTCTCCTTGCCTTCGTTCATGATGCGTTCGAACGTCTGCTCGATGGACTGGCGGTAGCCGACCATCTCGACGTCGGAGGGGAAGTCGATCCCGATCTGTTTCGCGGTCCCGGAGTAGGTTTCCATCGAACGCCCGAGGAGAATCGGCTGGCGACCAATGTCTCGAGCGAATTCGATGAGTGATTTCACGCGGGCGATGTGGCTCGAGAAGGTGGTGGCGACGATACCGCCGTCGTAGTCCTCCATGCTGTAGAGGACGTCCCGAAGGTGTTCGCGCGCAACGTTCTCGGAGGGCGTTCGCCCCTTCTTGTTCGCGTTCGTACAGTCCTCGATATAACAGAGGACGCCCTCGCGACCGATCTCACGGAAGCGCTCCATGTCGATCGGGTCGCCGATGACGGGCGTGTGGTCCATCCGTTTGTCGAGCCCGTAGACGACTGCGCCTTCGGGCGTGTGGAGGACGGGGTTGATCGCTTGGACGATCGAGTGGGTGACGTTGACGAACTCCAATTCGACTGCCCCGGAGTCGCCGATCGACATCGTTTCGCCGGCGTCCATTTTGACGAGTTCGTTCTCGGTATTGAACTTCCCTTCCTCCTCGAGTTCGCCTTTGACCAGTTCGAGCGTGAACGGCGTCGCGACGATGGGTGCGTCGTACCGGTGTGCGAGTTTGCTGATCGCACCGATGTGGTCGAGGTGGCCGTGGGTGGGGACGATCGCTTTGACATCGCCCTCGAGGTCGCTCATGACTCGGTCGTCGGGAATGGCACCCATGTCGATCAGGTCGAGACTGTGCATGCCTTCGGTACGGATGTTGTCGTGAATAAGGACCTTCGACAGGTTGAGCCCCATGTCGAAGATCACGATGTCGTCACCGGCGCGGACAGCCGTCATCTGTCGGCCGACTTCCTCATAACCGCCGATTGTCGCAATTTCAATTTCCATTGGTAGGGCCGATCATAGCAGTCCCGTGGACAGTCGTGCAGCCGGAATGGCTGCTGGGAGTGGCGTCCTGCAACGTGAGCCGGCTTCGATCACGTCCTCGCTGGGTCGAATCGAAGGCTCAGTCCCAACCGTGCCAGGGACAGCGCCTATTTCGGTTAGTGAATCAACGGCTCTCCCGACGTAAGTAGTTCTGGGTTTCAGGGCTACAAAGAAACGAGATGGGCTTGAAGAACTATTTCGAGTGGAACATTGGTCACGTTAGTGATCGGTGCAGCGAACAATCTATGAACCTGGTTTCGGTTCTGCACTATCCGGGATTGAGTTGTGAACCGGCTCGAAATCGGTGGGTAGGAACGGTAGCGTGCTCGGGTTCGACGAAGACTGTACTGATAAGTACGCATGACCGCTTCAGCGGTCACCGAGGAATGCTCGCTATCGTAGCCGCTGAAAGTCATTGCATACTTGCTCGCACGACAGCTGCTCGATCAGCGTGTAACCGTTTCAGTGGCGACTATAGATGTCGACTACTGGTGTCGCGTGCAGGTCGAAACATGGGAGATCTGTTGCTTTGACGAGTTCGGCATCCGTGTTTCAACGAGGGATGAGAATCACGTGAGAGATCGTCGTCGCTGATTGATGACTGTCGCACGGACACACCGGTTTCTCTCGGGGTCGCGTTGCGACACGATCGCTGAGTAATCATGATTCGGCTCTCGTTCATGGCATCACAGGTAAGTGGCCGATAGCTGTCGGCCAGCTCGCCAAACGACTCTATTGTTGACACTCGGATCAGCGGACCTCCATATCGTCTGTTCGGTTAGAAGGGGCGGTTGTCATGGGCGCAGGTGGACTCATACCGGAGACTTGTCCGTGTTCCTGGTAGATGCACGTGACGTTGCTGTCGGGCGGGTATCGCAGACAGGTGGGGATGAATTACTCGTCGATATACTGTTGTTCCCACTTCCGGCGCTCTTCGATAGCCTGTTGGCCGCGATCGCTGATCTCGTAGTAGTTGGTTCGCCGATCGAGTTGTCCTTTCTCGACGAGATCCTTATTGACGAGTGTATCGAGATTGGGGTATAATCGCCCGTGATTAATTTCACTGTTGTAATACGTCTCGATCTCGTCTTTTACGTCTTGGCCCGACGGTTGATCGGCTCCTGCAATCACGTACAGCAGGTCACGTTGAAACCCTGTCAGATCGTCCATTTTGTACTCAGGTGGACGGACGGGTACCCGACTATTTGTTATCGATTTCGTATCAACCGTTTCCAGTACGTTCAACGGAGCTAACTGAGTCATTAGTGGTACTGTCTGTCATTTCGTCTAGTAATAGCACCCTACATTCGGTCGTTCGACCCAGTTTCAGCCGCCTCAATATCTCTAATAGATAAATAACATACAAAGAACACTAGGGCCTGTACCGATGCCGGCCTGTACCGGTGTCGGCCTCGTCTTCGAGCGACGATGACTGGTGGTTGAGCATCGCCACTACAGAGACAGCGGTTTCGGTCCGCGCCGTCGATATGGAACAGCGTCCGCTGTGTGTCGAGTAGCGTGCCGAAAAATGATAGTTGAAATGTGAAACCCGTTACCGAACGTAAAAAGCCGTGTTACAGGCGGGTGACGTTGGTGGCGCGGGGGCCCTTGGGGGCCTGTTCAATATCGAATTCGATGTCTGTACCTTCTTCGAGGTCCGGACCGCCAACGTCTTCCATGTGGAAGAAAACGTCATCGTCTGCGTCGTCCGTCTCAATGAAACCGTAGCCGCCTGTGTCGTTGAAGAAATCAACGTTTCCTTTCGCCATTGCAATTCAATCGAGGCCCGGGATACGTATAACAGTTGTGTTATGGCTCGTATATCGAAACAAAAACAATTCGGAACGGAATCCGACGATCAATTGATGTAAGTCGCAGAAATTGGGGCAACGGTTTTCACCGCTGGCTGACGAATCGGTCTCAAACGGACCGATCAGGAGGCAGTCTCTGAGTGGGAACAATCACGTTAGTCCAGTTGGTGGACTCTCTACTGAGGAGTGGTACTGACGAACTGCAGCCGATTGCATTCAGTTCGTTGCAACCCGAACCGACTGTTCGTCCAGAGTCGGGTTCAGACCCACTGTGTATGTTTGACAGGCGTTCACTGTGGCCATTTGGCAGGGGTTCGCTGTAACCGTTTGACAGGGGTTCGAGTGGTCGATCGGAGACATCGCTCGAGCAGACTCGAGTCCATTGTCGTGCATACTCGAGTAATCCATGAATAGCACCGTTTAGGTGGATTCGATAGGTACGCGGCTCTATGAGCGAGACACAGAGCCACGGTGGGCCGACGATCGCACAGGTTGCGCTGATCGGGCTCTTCGTGACGGCACTCGTGACTGCACAGTTGACTGCATCGAAAGTACTCGCGTTCGAACTGCCATTCGCGCTCCCGATTACGGGCGTGCAACTCGTGTTGCCCGGAGCAGCACTCGCGTACGCACTGACATTCCTCGCGAGTGACTGCTATACCGAGCTGTATGGCCGTCGTGCGGGCCAGATCGTCGTCAACGTCGGATTCGTTCTGAACTTCGTCGTTCTCGCACTCGTCTGGTCGACGATTGCCGCGCCGGCCGCTTCCTCGAGCGTCGATCCCGCGGCGT
This genomic stretch from Natrinema sp. SYSU A 869 harbors:
- a CDS encoding ribonuclease J encodes the protein MEIEIATIGGYEEVGRQMTAVRAGDDIVIFDMGLNLSKVLIHDNIRTEGMHSLDLIDMGAIPDDRVMSDLEGDVKAIVPTHGHLDHIGAISKLAHRYDAPIVATPFTLELVKGELEEEGKFNTENELVKMDAGETMSIGDSGAVELEFVNVTHSIVQAINPVLHTPEGAVVYGLDKRMDHTPVIGDPIDMERFREIGREGVLCYIEDCTNANKKGRTPSENVAREHLRDVLYSMEDYDGGIVATTFSSHIARVKSLIEFARDIGRQPILLGRSMETYSGTAKQIGIDFPSDVEMVGYRQSIEQTFERIMNEGKENFLPVVTGHQGEPRATLTRMGRGETPYELEDGDKVVFSARVIPEPTNEGQRYQAEKLLRMQGARIYDDIHVSGHLCQEGHYEMLDALQPENIIPAHQDMSGFSGYVDLASNRGYKLGRDLHVTSNGNVVQLV
- a CDS encoding helix-turn-helix transcriptional regulator; the protein is MDDLTGFQRDLLYVIAGADQPSGQDVKDEIETYYNSEINHGRLYPNLDTLVNKDLVEKGQLDRRTNYYEISDRGQQAIEERRKWEQQYIDE
- a CDS encoding cold shock domain-containing protein, producing the protein MAKGNVDFFNDTGGYGFIETDDADDDVFFHMEDVGGPDLEEGTDIEFDIEQAPKGPRATNVTRL